From Anticarsia gemmatalis isolate Benzon Research Colony breed Stoneville strain chromosome 3, ilAntGemm2 primary, whole genome shotgun sequence, one genomic window encodes:
- the Hs2st gene encoding heparan sulfate 2-O-sulfotransferase codes for MFNVNKLCLFSCLCVIVVIVLYFQSEIARLEENNQKLELRLVQSHSDSRQFFPKSVEKNDDDTIVIYNRVPKTGSTSFVGVAYDLCKRNNFKVLHINITANRHIMSLSNQYKFAQNVSKWYDVKPALYHGHMAFLNFDRLGAGSKPIFINLIRKPLDRLVSYYYFLRNGDNYRPHLVRKKHGDKMTFDECVERSQPDCDPNNMWLQVPFFCGHAAECWKPGNQWALEQAKHNLVNHYLLVGVTEQMLDFITVLEATLPRFFKGATEYYLNSNKSHLRQTSAKIEPNILTIERIQQSTVWKMENELYEFALEQFNFVKRKLLAREANNVAQIYFYEKIRPK; via the exons ATGTTTAACGTAAACAAACTATGTCTGTTTTCTTGTCTCTGcgttattgttgttattgttcTTTATTTTCAATCGGAGATCGCGCGTTTGGAggaaaataatcaaaaattag AGTTGAGACTTGTACAAAGTCATTCGGATTCTCGTCAATTTTTCCCAAAGAGTGTTGAGAAAAATGACGATGACACGATAGTGATATACAATAGGGTCCCGAAGACGGGATCCACGAGTTTTGTGGGAGTAGCATACGATTTGTGTAAGAGGAATAACTTTAAGGTGTTACATATCAACATAACAGCTAACAGACATATCATGTCACTGAGCAATCAGTACAAGTTTGCTCAGAATGTATCTAAATGGTATGACGTGAAGCCGGCCTTATATCATGGGCATATGGCCTTCTTGAACTTTGATAG ATTGGGAGCAGGATCAAAaccaatatttattaacttaataagAAAACCATTAGACAGACTAGTGTCTTACTACTATTTTCTAAGAAATGGTGACAATTACAGACCGCATTTGGTGCGAAAGAAACATGGAGATAAAatg ACATTTGACGAGTGTGTGGAGAGGTCACAGCCAGACTGTGATCCAAACAATATGTGGTTACAAGTGCCCTTCTTCTGTGGACATGCCGCTGAGTGCTG GAAACCCGGCAACCAATGGGCCTTAGAGCAAGCGAAACACAATCTAGTCAACCACTACCTACTAGTGGGGGTAACAGAACAGATGCTCGACTTTATCACAGTTCTAGAGGCTACCTTACCACGCTTCTTCAAGGGAGCAACAGAATACTATCTAAACAGTAACAAGTCTCATTTGAGACAAACTAGTGCTAAAATAGAACCTAATATTCTAACAATAGAACGAATACAACAATCTACAGTGTGGAAAATGGAGAATGAGTTATACGAGTTCGCGTTAGAACAGTTTAATTTCGTGAAAAGAAAACTCTTAGCTCGGGAAGCGAATAATGTCGCGCAAATATATTTCTACGAAAAGATACGGCCTAAATGA